The following DNA comes from Terriglobia bacterium.
CTGCTGGCTTTGGACTCAACAGGTCCATGGATGCTTCGCGCTGCGATGCTGTCCAGACGGTGCGCCAATGGACCGAGGGGCGTGGGGCTGATGCCGTCGTTCTGGCGGTTGCCGGGACGTCTTTGATACCTGCGGCTGTGGAGGCTGCGCGGCCGGGTGGCAGGATATTGCTTTTCGCGCAGACGGTTCGAGGAGAGGCCGTTATCGATCCTGCCGCAATCTGTGTTGACGAGAAAACTTTATTGGGCTCTTACAGCGCTTCCGTTGATCTTCAGGACGAAGCTGTGAGTTTTGTATGCCGCCATGAAATGGATTTGGAGCGGCTCATTACTCACCGTTTTCCCCTGTCCAGCGCCTTGGAAGCACTGAACTTAGCGGCTCATCCCCGGCCGGATTCGATGAAAGTCGTCATCCAGCCGGCACTGGAACCCAAGGTTCCCACTGCGTAGCTAATCGTTCCAAGGAGTCGCACCAGGGAAGGAATGCTAGTGAACGGACATATGACAGCAGCTGTCCTCTACGGTAAAGAGGACGTGAAGATTGAGAGAGTGCCCATCCCCCGTGTCGGTCACGGCGAGGTTCTGATCAAGGTCCAAGTCGCGCTGACCTGCGGTACCGATCTCAAGGTTTACCAGCGCGGATATCATGCCCGCATGATCGTCCCGCCGGCCCTTTTCGGCCACGAATTGGCCGGAGTCATCGAGGAGGTCGGACCCGGCGTTAAGAGCTTCCGCAACGGCATGCGCGTGGTGGCGCTCAACTCGGCGCCCTGCCAGATGTGTTTCTACTGCTCCAAGCACCAGGAAAATCTTTGTGAAGACCTGCTCTTCAACAATGGCGCCTATGCCGAGTACATCAAGATTCCCCGCCGGATCGTAGAAAGCAATATGCTGGCAGTGCCCAGCAATGTGAGCTACGAAGAAGCGGCCATGGTTGAGCCGCTGGCCTGCGTCCTGCGCGGGCTCCACGAGACCAGCCTGGAAATCGGCGATACCGTGGTCGTCATCGGCGGCGGCCCCATCGGCCTGATGTTCGTACAAGTCGCCAAGCTCAAGGGATGCAACGTGATCTCCGTCGCCAAGCGCGATTCCCAAGTTTCAGCCGCCAAGCGCTTGGGCGCCGACGACGTCGTCCAGATCACCCAGGTGCAGGACCCCGTGGATGCCGTGCGCGCCCTGACTCCCGATCGCCGCGGCGCCGACGTGGTCATCGAAGCGGTCGGGCGCCCCGAAGCCTGGGAGTGGGCCATTGACATGGCCCGCAAGGGCGGCACCGTAAATTTCTTCGGCGGTTGTGCCAGCGGCACCAAAGTCGCGCTCGACACCAATCGCCTGCACTATTCCGAGATCACTCTGAAGGCCACGTTCCATCACACGCCGGAAACGGTTCGCAAGGCCTTCGCGCTGATCGCCGAACGCAAGATCCGCGGCGCCGACTACATTACCGGCGAGGCGCCGCTGTCGCGCTTGCAGCAAGTGTTGCGTCACATGCTCAACCGGAATGGCGACATCAAGACCGCCATTATC
Coding sequences within:
- a CDS encoding zinc-binding dehydrogenase produces the protein MTAAVLYGKEDVKIERVPIPRVGHGEVLIKVQVALTCGTDLKVYQRGYHARMIVPPALFGHELAGVIEEVGPGVKSFRNGMRVVALNSAPCQMCFYCSKHQENLCEDLLFNNGAYAEYIKIPRRIVESNMLAVPSNVSYEEAAMVEPLACVLRGLHETSLEIGDTVVVIGGGPIGLMFVQVAKLKGCNVISVAKRDSQVSAAKRLGADDVVQITQVQDPVDAVRALTPDRRGADVVIEAVGRPEAWEWAIDMARKGGTVNFFGGCASGTKVALDTNRLHYSEITLKATFHHTPETVRKAFALIAERKIRGADYITGEAPLSRLQQVLRHMLNRNGDIKTAIIPGH